Genomic window (Prosthecobacter fusiformis):
ACGGCGGTACCGGCATCATAACTTTCGCAGATGCCGCGATGCAGCATGGACTGGGGAGGTGCCTTTTGGGCAAACTGGCCAGCGTTTTCCACGAACCCGGTCAGCTCAGGGCTTTGCAGGCCGAGAACAATGGCGGGATTGGTGCAAAACTGGCCGACGCCCATGGTGACGGAGCCGACGTAGGACTCGGCAAGTTTGGCCGGATTGTCCTTCAGGGCACCCGGGAGGACAAAAACGGGATTGATGGAGCCCATTTCACCATAGAAAGGAATAGGATGAGGACGGGCAGCAGCCACATCCATGAGTGCGCGACCACCGCGCAATGAGCCGGTGAAGGCGACAGCCTGGGTGAGGGGATGTTTGACGAGCTCAATACCGATCTCGGTGCTGCGTCCGTGCAGCATGGAGAAGCAGGCATCTGGCAGGCCTGTTTTGCGTAGGGCCTTGATGACTGCGCGGCCGAGGAGCTCGCAGGTGCCTGGATGGGCAGGGTGACCTTTCACGACGACAGGACAGCCTGCAGCAAGTGCACAGATGGTATCCGTGCCGACCACGCCGATAGCGAAGGGGAAATTGCTGGCACCGAAGACCACAACAGGGCCGATAGGAAGGAGCACGCGACGGACATCCGGCTTGGGCACCGGTGCGCGCTCAGGCTGGGCGCGGTCAATGCTGGCCTCGGCCCAGGAACCTTCACGGAGCAAAGCGGCGAACATTTTGCACTGGTTGATGGCGCGTCCACGCTCGCCAGTCAGGCGGGCCATGGGGAGGGCAGTTTCGGCATGGGCGCGATCAAGAAGGGCATCTCCAAGAGCCAGAATTTCTTCGGCCAGATTTTCCAAAAGCTGGGCGCGGGTCTCTGGGGTGGCGGTGCGCAGAGCATCGAAGGCACCATCGGCAGCACGCAGGGCCTCGTCTGCATGGGCAGGCGTGGCTTCGCAGAAAGCGGGCTCCAGGGCCTCATTTGTAGCGGGATTAGTGGCGTGGAAGGGGGCGTGGTCGCAAGGGGCTTCGCGTCCGGCAATGAGTTGGTGGCCTGTGATCATGGGGTAGGGAAGGGGTGTGGTTTTAGCTTAAAAGTTCAGTGAAAAGGGGCGGCGATCTATCAACCCATGGGGTTTACCAGGGTGCCAATGCCATCAATGGTGATGCTGACTACATCGCCACTGTGCAGGGTGAATTCGTCACCGGGGACGGTGCCGGTTCCGGTCATGAGCAGGGCACCCGTGGGGAAGGTATTGTCGCGGTAGAGAAACCCCGCCAGCTCCTGAGGGGTGCGCTTGAGCTGATCCAGTGTGGCACCTCCTTCAAAGGCCACGGCACCGGCGCGCTCAATTTTCACCGCGATGAGGGTGGAGGAGGGCAAGAGATCCGGGGTGACATAGATGCATGGCCCGACGGCAGCGCAGAGCTTGAAACATTTCGCCTGAGGAAGGTAAAGAGGATTTTCGCCTTCGATGTCGCGACAGGAGAGGTCATTGCCGACGGTATAACCAATGATCTCACCTCGATCGTTGATGGCGAGCGTGAGCTCCGGCTCTGGCACCATCCATTTGGAGTCGCTGCGCAGATGCATGGCCTGGCCAGGATGGGCCACTCGCTGAGGGGTGGCTTTGAAAAAGATCTCCGGGCGCTCGGCGGCATACACGCGGTCATAAAAGCTGCCGCCGCCTGTGTCCTTACTTTCCTCCATGCGGGCAGTGCGGCTACGCCAGTAAGTCACCCCGGCGGCCCAGACCTCCTGGGTGCCAATGGGGGCCAGCAGGGTTTCTGGTGCAGGTGCGGGAACGGCCGTGCTGGTGGAGGCGACCTGTTCCAGATAGGCGTGAATATCCTCCACATTGTAAAGCGCGTCCCAATCGATACCCGTGATATGATACCAAAAGGTGGCGGTGTGCAGGTAGATGCCTTGGGTGGTCCGGTAGAGGTGCATGGTCGGGCCGCGAGCGTAGCGGCTGGCCTTCGTGTGTCAAACCTCAGACTGCGGCACTGGAGGAAAGCTGCACCAGCAATTGGTCCAGCGAACCGAGGTCCCTGGCCCAGTGGATCTTTAAATCCGTGAGGCTTTCCGCATAACCTGTGGCGGCGCGGCCACCGACAATGAGTGCCATTTTTTCAGGCATTAGATTGCGGATTTTGCGCAATTTTTCCTGAATGACGGGGCAGCGATCAGGATAGACGACGCTGAGTGCTATTGCGCGAACCTTGCGAGCGCGGGCACAGGCAACGATCTCTTCTGTGGGAAGATTGGGCCCCAGATAGGTGACGCGCCAGCCGAGGTCCCTAGCAGATGAGGCGACGAGTAAGGCCCCGAGTTCATGCACCTCACCAATGGGTGTGGAAATGACCACTTCAGGGGCGGAGGGGGCGACTTGATTCCCCGGCAGGGGTGTCATCAAAATTTCCCGGATCACTGCGGTGGCGATGTGCTCATGGCTAGGCCGGATCTGACCTGCCTGCCAAAATTCGCCGACTTTTTGAATGAGCGGACAGATGACGCTATGGACCATGCAACGCTGGCCGAAGAGGATGCGTGCGCGCTGCAGGAGGCGGCGCAAGCGATCTGAATCATAGGCCATGGTGGCCTCAATGCACTGTTTCACAAAGTGCTCCTCCGTCTCCAGCAGGGCGGTGGCATCCACGCTGAAGCTGGCGGTGGCAGAAAGAGTGCGGGTGAGGCTTTGTTTGAGCATGTGCTCAAGCTGGGCTTTTTCCAGCCGGGCGATGTTGCCAATGCGGTGACCATTTTCCGTCAGTTCCCGCAGGAGTTTTAGGCGCTCGATCTCCTCATCACAATACATGCGGCGGTTGGTGCCGGTGCGGGAAGGTGTGAGCGCTTCATACCGGCGCTCCCAGATGCGGATCACATGCGGGCTCAATCCGCTGCGGATGCTGGCGGCTTGGATGGTGGAAAGCATAATTTGAGGGGGGATACGGTGCAAAAACCGACAGGGTAACAAATGGATACGGTGTTTATCTTTGAAAAGATCCAGGTTGATTGTTACTCCATCAGCATTCTTTTCCAGCGCATGCTGAATTATATCTGGGCCTCCCTTATACTGATAGGACTGCTGGTGGCAGGATTGCTAGGGCGCTTCACTGGCGATAATGGTGTCATTACGGCTGCACTGAACATGTCCAAAATGGCTGTGATGGACATTGCACTGCCATTAGCCGGTATGATGATGTTTTGGCTGGGGGTGATGAGGCTGATGGAAAAGGCGGGGCTTCTGGATTTCGCCGCAAGAGCCCTTTCCCCGATCATGAGAAGGCTGTTTCCCGATGTGCCGCGTGAGCATCCGGCGATGAGTGCCATGATCATGAACCTGGCGGCAAATATGCTGGGGCTGGGGAACAATGCGACGCCGCTGGGGCTGAAGGCGATGACCCACCTGCAGGAGCTGAATCCGCACAAGGATACGGCCAGCAACGCCATGGTGACTTTTTTGGCGATGAATACGGCAGCCTTCACGCTGATTCCCATGACAGTGATCAATTATCTGAGCGCTGCGGGAGTGAAGGGGGCTTATCAAATTATTTTCCCGACGATCCTGGCGACGGCATGCACGACACTAACGGCTATTTTTGCGGCCAAGGCATTGCAAAACCTGCCTGCTTTCCGCATTCGGCCAACACCCGTAAGTGTGGTGTCTGAAGACCCTGAAGGTATAGCCAAGGAGCCTGAGGTTGAGAATCGCTCAATGACCTCCCGGGGGCGGCTTTTTCTGACGGTATTGCTGGTGCTTTTTGCGGGTGGTGTGGTGCTGGAGCTGGCTGCGCCGAGCGTGAGGCAGTCCGTGCTGGATGCGACGGGGCTGACGCAGGTGCTGGAGGCGGCGGATCAACGGGCTGCCGCCGCCAAGGCGACTGCACAAGCGGCAGGCACTGAGGAAGCGGGGACTGCGGCGGGACTCATCCGTAGGCTAATGAATGGGGCCTCGGGGGTGGCCATTCCGCTGCTACTGGTCATCACCATGGGGATCGCGCTGGCACGTGGAGTGAAGGTTTATGAGGAGTTTGTGGATGGTGCCAAAGAGGGCTTTGCAGTGGCTACGCGCATCATGCCTTTCCTAGTGGCGATGCTGGCTGCGCTGGCGATTTTCCGTAGCTCCGGTGCGTTGCTGCTGCTGGAACATGTACTGACACCGATACTGAATCTGGTGTCGTTTCCGGTGGAACTGCTGCCGATGGCGCTGATGCGGCCACTAAGCGGCAGCGGTTCTTTGGGCATTCTCAATGAGCTGCTGGCGCGGACAGACATTCTTGAATATCTGAAATACACCGCAGCCATTATGTTTGGCTCCACGGAGACGACTTTTTATGTGTTGGCCGTTTATTTTGGCTCCATCAGCATCCGCAATACCCGGCATGCGCTGGCGGCAGGGCTGATGGCAGACTTTGTAGGGTTGACGATGTCAGTCGTCCTTGGACGGTTAATGTTCGCGTAAGCGACGGGGGAAATGCAGGGCTTCTCAAAGGAGCATGGGCCTCAAAGCAGCCTCTTTTTCCAGGCAGGGAGGGATGGTTTTGCGGAAGTCGTCCAGACTCACCGGCTTGGTGAGGAAGGCGTTCATGCCAACGTTCGTACACTCTTCTTTGACACCGGTGAGGGCATGGCCAGTCATGGCGATGATGGCCGGCTGGTTTTTGAGATGGAAATTGGAGCGGATGGCCTTGGCTGCTTCGATGCCGCCCATGACCGGCATTTGCAGGTCCATAAACACGAGATCGTAAGTGCTGGCATTCACCATTTCTACGGCTTCCTGCCCATTGTTGGCCACATCCACCTGGGCATAGCCGAGGCGTTGCAACAGCATGGTGGCGATTTTTTGATTGAGAGGCTGATCTTCGACCAGCAGAATCCGGGCGGGATGGATATGCGCAAAGCTGTCACCCTTTGCCGTCG
Coding sequences:
- a CDS encoding nucleoside recognition domain-containing protein — translated: MDTVFIFEKIQVDCYSISILFQRMLNYIWASLILIGLLVAGLLGRFTGDNGVITAALNMSKMAVMDIALPLAGMMMFWLGVMRLMEKAGLLDFAARALSPIMRRLFPDVPREHPAMSAMIMNLAANMLGLGNNATPLGLKAMTHLQELNPHKDTASNAMVTFLAMNTAAFTLIPMTVINYLSAAGVKGAYQIIFPTILATACTTLTAIFAAKALQNLPAFRIRPTPVSVVSEDPEGIAKEPEVENRSMTSRGRLFLTVLLVLFAGGVVLELAAPSVRQSVLDATGLTQVLEAADQRAAAAKATAQAAGTEEAGTAAGLIRRLMNGASGVAIPLLLVITMGIALARGVKVYEEFVDGAKEGFAVATRIMPFLVAMLAALAIFRSSGALLLLEHVLTPILNLVSFPVELLPMALMRPLSGSGSLGILNELLARTDILEYLKYTAAIMFGSTETTFYVLAVYFGSISIRNTRHALAAGLMADFVGLTMSVVLGRLMFA
- a CDS encoding MerR family transcriptional regulator gives rise to the protein MLSTIQAASIRSGLSPHVIRIWERRYEALTPSRTGTNRRMYCDEEIERLKLLRELTENGHRIGNIARLEKAQLEHMLKQSLTRTLSATASFSVDATALLETEEHFVKQCIEATMAYDSDRLRRLLQRARILFGQRCMVHSVICPLIQKVGEFWQAGQIRPSHEHIATAVIREILMTPLPGNQVAPSAPEVVISTPIGEVHELGALLVASSARDLGWRVTYLGPNLPTEEIVACARARKVRAIALSVVYPDRCPVIQEKLRKIRNLMPEKMALIVGGRAATGYAESLTDLKIHWARDLGSLDQLLVQLSSSAAV
- a CDS encoding fumarylacetoacetate hydrolase family protein, with translation MHLYRTTQGIYLHTATFWYHITGIDWDALYNVEDIHAYLEQVASTSTAVPAPAPETLLAPIGTQEVWAAGVTYWRSRTARMEESKDTGGGSFYDRVYAAERPEIFFKATPQRVAHPGQAMHLRSDSKWMVPEPELTLAINDRGEIIGYTVGNDLSCRDIEGENPLYLPQAKCFKLCAAVGPCIYVTPDLLPSSTLIAVKIERAGAVAFEGGATLDQLKRTPQELAGFLYRDNTFPTGALLMTGTGTVPGDEFTLHSGDVVSITIDGIGTLVNPMG
- a CDS encoding aldehyde dehydrogenase (NADP(+)): MITGHQLIAGREAPCDHAPFHATNPATNEALEPAFCEATPAHADEALRAADGAFDALRTATPETRAQLLENLAEEILALGDALLDRAHAETALPMARLTGERGRAINQCKMFAALLREGSWAEASIDRAQPERAPVPKPDVRRVLLPIGPVVVFGASNFPFAIGVVGTDTICALAAGCPVVVKGHPAHPGTCELLGRAVIKALRKTGLPDACFSMLHGRSTEIGIELVKHPLTQAVAFTGSLRGGRALMDVAAARPHPIPFYGEMGSINPVFVLPGALKDNPAKLAESYVGSVTMGVGQFCTNPAIVLGLQSPELTGFVENAGQFAQKAPPQSMLHRGICESYDAGTAVWSTINGLQLAGQSSAEPDSDATQAACRIYTTTLDVLESNSELRREVFGPCSIITQCPTLEDMLNFARNLEGQLTAAVHGTAEDLREYAPLIRILERKVGRIIFNGFGTGIEPCPSMHHGGPYPAASHSFYTSIGTASIYRFVRPVCYQGFPDDCLPEALQNGNPAKALRLVDGSYTRDAV